From one Marmota flaviventris isolate mMarFla1 chromosome 1, mMarFla1.hap1, whole genome shotgun sequence genomic stretch:
- the Cep41 gene encoding centrosomal protein of 41 kDa isoform X2 encodes MTKYIEKLEEIKKNYRYKKDELFKRLKVTTFAQLVIQVASLSDQTLEVTTEEIQRLEDNDSATSDPDAEIAARTNGKGNPGEQSPSPVEFINSAGAGDSSRSTLQSVISGVGELDLDKGLVKKAEPNTKDKPYSDCPFLLLDVRDRDSYQQCHIIGAYSYPIATLSRTMNPYSNDILEYKNAHGKIIILYDDDERLASQAATTMCERGFENLFMLSGGLKVLAQKFPEGLITGSLPASCQQAPPPGSARKRSSPKVPPPPAENKWRFTPEDLKKIGYYLEEDQGPTDNPSRLNQTNSSGRDSKVPSARSSQNLPTGIPAGHSNPRALGSGHLQGKPWK; translated from the exons ATTATAGATACAAAAAAGATGAGCTTTTCAAGAGACTAAAAGTTACCACTTTTGCCCAGCTG GTCATCCAAGTTGCTTCTCTATCTGATCAAACACTGGAAGTGACAACTGAGGAGATCCAAAGGCTAGAAG ACAATGATTCTGCAACTTCAGACCCCGATGCTGAAATTGCTGCCAGGACCAATGGAAAAGGGAACCCGGGTGAGCAGTCACCCAGCCCAGTCGAGTTCATCAACAGTGCGGGAGCAGGGGACTCTAGTCGCTCCACTCTTCAGAG CGTCATCAGTGGTGTCGGGGAACTGGATCTAGACAAAGGGCTAGTGAAGAAAGCAGAGCCTAACACCAAAGACAAACCTTATTCTGACTGCCCCTTCCTGCTGCTAGATGTTCGTGATAGAGATTCTTACCAGCAGTGCCACATCATCGGAG CTTACAGTTACCCAATTGCAACTCTGTCTAGAACGATGAACCCCTATTCAAATGATATTCTTGAATAT AAAAATGCTCACGGCAAGATCATCATTCTGTATGACGACGACGAAAGACTGGCCAGCCAGGCGGCCACCACCATGTGTGAGCGGGGGTTTGAAAACCTCTTCATGCTTTCTGGAG GTCTAAAAGTCTTAGCTCAGAAATTCCCAGAAGGACTGATTACTGGTTCCCTGCCAGCATCTTGCCAgcaggccccacctcctggtTCTGCCCGGAAACGATCCAGCCCCAAAGTGCCACCCCCACCGGCTGAGAACAAATGGAGATTTACCCCAGAAGACTTAAAAAAGATAGGATATTATCTGGAAGAGGATCAGGGTCCCACAGACAATCCTA GCCGGCTGAACCAAACTAACTCCTCTGGAAGAGACTCCAAGGTGCCTAGTGCCCGCAGTAGTCAGAACCTGCCCACTGGGATCCCTGCTGGCCACTCGAACCCCCGAGCACTTGGCAGTGGCCACCTGCAAGGCAAACCCTGGAAGTAA
- the LOC114104128 gene encoding carboxypeptidase A1 → MRGLLVLSVLLGTVFGHEDFVGHQVLRIFAADEAQVQKVKELEDLQHLQLDFWKGPTWPGSPIDIRVPFHSLQAVKIFLEAQDIRYEIMIKDLQSLLDEEQEQMFAFRAKVQSTDTFNYATYHTLEEIYNFLDLLVAEHPQLVSKIQIGKTYEDRPIYVLKFSTGGNNRPAIWIDTGIHSREWVTQASGVWFAKKITQDYGQDPALTNILNNMDIFLEIVTNPDGFAFTHSKNRMWRKTRSLTSNSLCVGVDANRNWDAGFGKAGSSSNPCSDQYRGKFPNSEVEVQSIVNFVNHHGNIKAFISIHSYSQLLLYPYGYTSEPAPDKEELDKLAKSAVTALSSLYGTKYKYGSIITTIYQASGSTVDWTYNQGIKYSFTFELRDSGRYGFLLPASQIVPTAQETWLALMTIMEYTLNHPY, encoded by the exons ATGAGGGGGCTGCTGGTTTTGAGTGTGCTGCTGGGAACTGTCTTTGGCCATGAGGACTTTGTGGG GCACCAGGTGCTCCGAATCTTTGCAGCTGACGAAGCCCAGGTGCAGAAGGTGAAGGAGCTGGAGGACCTGCAGCACCTGCAG CTGGACTTCTGGAAAGGCCCTACCTGGCCTGGCTCGCCCATCGACATCCGAGTGCCCTTTCACAGTCTCCAGGCTGTCAAAATCTTCCTGGAGGCCCAAGACATCAGGTACGAGATCATGATCAAGGACCTGCAGTCACTGCTGGATGAGGAACAGGAGCAGATGTTCGCCTTCCGGGCCAAGGTCCAATCTACCGACACCTTTAACTACGCCACCTACCACACCCTGGAGGAG ATCTATAACTTCTTGGACCTGCTGGTGGCTGAGCACCCACAGCTTGTCAGCAAGATCCAGATTGGCAAAACCTATGAAGATCGACCCATTTATGTGCTGAAG TTCAGCACTGGAGGGAACAACCGTCCTGCCATCTGGATTGACACAGGCATCCATTCCCGGGAGTGGGTCACTCAGGCCAGCGGAGTCTGGTTTGCAAAGAAG ATCACTCAAGACTATGGCCAGGACCCCGCTTTAACTAACATTCTTAATAATATGGACATCTTCCTGGAGATTGTTACCAACCCTGACGGTTTTGCTTTCACCCACAGCAAG aATCGCATGTGGCGCAAAACTCGATCCCTCACATCAAACTCCCTCTGTGTTGGTGTGGACGCCAACAGGAACTGGGACGCTGGCTTTGGGA AGGCTGGCTCCAGCAGCAATCCCTGCTCCGACCAGTACCGAGGCAAGTTCCCCAACTCAGAAGTGGAGGTCCAGTCCATTGTGAACTTTGTGAACCACCACGGGAACATCAAGGCCTTCATCTCCATCCACAGCTACTCCCAGCTCCTCCTTTACCCCTATGGCTACACATCAGAACCAGCCCCTGACAAGGAAGAGCTG GATAAACTGGCCAAGTCTGCTGTGACAGCTCTGTCCTCTCTGTACGGGACCAAATACAAGTATGGCAGCATCATCACAACAATCT ATCAAGCCAGTGGAAGCACTGTTGACTGGACCTACAACCAGGGCATCAAGTACTCCTTTACTTTCGAGCTCCGGGACAGTGGGCGCTATGGCTTCTTGCTGCCAGCCTCTCAGATCGTCCCTACTGCTCAGGAGACATGGCTGGCGCTTATGACCATCATGGAGTACACCCTGAATCACCCCTACTGA